From a single Plasmodium coatneyi strain Hackeri chromosome 4, complete sequence genomic region:
- a CDS encoding Pseudouridine synthetase, whose amino-acid sequence MNISRRSHVWFGRFFASILILPFLPLLILLTLVPLFSHVSSFDVTPTRSSITPRKVPIVRLNKIISMEKKISRRKSDEFIKDGNVKLNNKVVKNPGTHIDVTKDKIKILGKTVNILRTQKMINGNENNLYKWFVLHKPKGLLCTSNDEKDRASIYSLFPQDIMDNYRLVSVGRLDRNTSGVLLLTNEYAWVNKLTHPKYQRIRTYRVHIEGPAQMKVLKQLATGVYLQDEDTAKEKQKIMQKKKTQPAFIEILRQETIKIKDQVKKVTVLNISVREGRNRQIRKMFEQINQPVIKIKRTAFENITLKDIFFPKQYRELTDREVSDLKTRRF is encoded by the exons atgaaTATTTCCCGCCGTTCCCACGTTTGGTTCGGCAGATTTTTCGCGTCCATTCTGATCCTACCGTTTCTACCACTACTAATACTACTAACACTTGTACCACTTTTCAGCCATGTCAGCAGCTTCGACGTAACCCCAACGCGCAGCAGCATAACCCCAAGAAAGGTACCCATCGTAAGACTGAACAAGATCATTTccatggagaaaaaaatatcccgAAGGAAATCGGACGAATTTATCAAAGATGGAAATGTAAAGCTAAATAACAAAGTTGTTAAAAATCCCGGAACACATATCGATGTAACaaaagataaaataaaaattctcGGAAAAACGGTCAACATACTCCGAACGCAAAAAATGATTAATGGAAATGAGAACAATTTGTACAAGTGGTTTGTTCTTCATAAGCCAAAGGGACTCCTATGTACATCTAATGACGAGAAGGATAGGGCTTCCATATATTCCCTCTTCCCACAGGACATAATGGACAACTACCGACTAGTTTCCGTAG GCCGACTCGACCGAAACACCTCCGGCGTGCTCCTCCTCACGAATGAATACGCTTGGGTCAACAAACTCACGCACCCAAAATACCAACGAATAAGAACATACAGAGTGCACATCGAAGGACCGGCACAAATGAAAGTCCTCAAACAGCTAGCCACAGGTGTATATCTACAAGACGAAGATACagcaaaagaaaagcaaaaaataatgcaaaaaaaaaaaacacaaccaGCATTTATTGAAATATTAAGGCAAGAAaccataaaaataaaagatcaAGTTAAAAAGGTAACCGTTCTAAACATTAGCGTACGCGAGGGACGAAACAGACAAATTAGAAAAATGTTTGAGCAAATAAACCAGCCGGTCATTAAGATAAAACGAACTGCCTTCGAAAATATTACCCTCaaggatatatttttccccaagCAGTATCGCGAACTGACCGATCGGGAGGTCTCCGATTTGAAGACACGCCGCTTCTAG
- a CDS encoding Ribosome associated membrane protein, with the protein MDNLQDIVKNLKEKPLYKSFKKVHKKYKSRFLGKMASNRKISQKVEAFDNNITQRGNVPPSLVKKGKKHPVGPILLVIFIFVVIGSVFIQMLSMIQKSKTFD; encoded by the exons ATGGATAACCTCCAAGACATCGTGAAAAATCTTAAGGAGAAACCCCTTTACAAATCGTTCAAAAAGGTCCATAAGAAGTACAAGTCACGTTTTTTAGGCAAG ATGGCGagtaacagaaaaataagCCAAAAGGTTGAGGCCTTTGATAACAACATAACGCAGCGAGGCAACGTGCCGCCCTCCTTGGtcaagaagggaaagaaacatCCTGTGGGACCCATACTTCTcgtaattttcatttttgtcgtTATTGGATCGG TTTTTATCCAAATGTTGAGTATGATACAGAAGTCGAAAACGTTTGACTGA